The Epilithonimonas zeae genome contains a region encoding:
- a CDS encoding HipA N-terminal domain-containing protein, whose amino-acid sequence MRQGKVFYNDIFAGIITETNDGEYTFAYESSYIKEYPKQFLTFSMPVTDKVYKDKRLFPFFEGLIPEGWLLDIASDNWKINKNDRMGLLLACCKNCIGSVSVEPLDLSTDE is encoded by the coding sequence ATGAGACAAGGAAAAGTTTTTTACAATGATATTTTTGCAGGAATCATTACAGAAACTAATGATGGCGAATATACATTCGCCTATGAATCTTCTTATATTAAAGAATATCCTAAACAGTTTCTGACATTTTCTATGCCTGTAACTGACAAAGTGTACAAAGACAAAAGATTATTTCCTTTTTTTGAAGGACTTATTCCTGAAGGGTGGCTTTTGGATATTGCCTCTGATAACTGGAAAATTAATAAGAATGATCGGATGGGCTTACTTTTAGCTTGTTGTAAAAATTGTATCGGGTCAGTGAGTGTTGAACCTTTAGATTTATCTACTGATGAGTAA
- a CDS encoding helix-turn-helix domain-containing protein has translation MYTNLSNFVKQKRKEANLTQEEFADKTGVALTVVRKIEQGKDNLSLAKVNQVLLMFGSKLIPMNAKEVEE, from the coding sequence ATGTATACCAATTTGTCAAATTTTGTAAAGCAAAAACGTAAAGAAGCTAATTTGACTCAAGAAGAATTTGCTGATAAAACAGGAGTTGCTCTTACTGTAGTTCGTAAAATAGAACAAGGAAAAGATAATTTGAGTCTAGCAAAGGTCAATCAGGTTCTTTTGATGTTTGGTAGTAAGCTTATTCCAATGAATGCTAAAGAAGTTGAAGAATGA
- a CDS encoding DUF4391 domain-containing protein, whose translation MFDLPKSTVVKKVIPKNAFDTYTNSKQKKIISEKILRITWANKLSQDTINLAGKDIQEIQIFEIELKEKLYIKDLLLIIDKAIPYQIIFNVRFNNEFYISTSAKHSHPTNDDNSVIDYTFSTDWNDENELSPCVELKNNLDWVYKNFCSQFVSDTSASKNLQEIIEIEKNIDSIKKEIEKIKSEILRCKQFNKKVELNLRLKLLMGEMTSSIKS comes from the coding sequence ATGTTTGATCTACCCAAATCGACTGTTGTAAAAAAAGTAATTCCAAAAAATGCTTTTGATACTTACACCAACTCGAAGCAGAAAAAGATAATTAGCGAAAAGATTTTAAGAATAACCTGGGCTAATAAATTATCTCAAGATACCATAAACCTTGCAGGAAAAGATATACAAGAAATACAAATTTTCGAAATTGAGTTAAAAGAAAAGCTTTACATTAAGGATTTACTTCTAATTATTGATAAAGCAATTCCGTATCAAATTATTTTCAATGTTAGATTTAATAATGAATTTTATATCTCAACCTCTGCTAAACATTCCCACCCAACCAATGATGACAATTCAGTAATTGACTATACATTTTCTACAGATTGGAATGATGAAAACGAATTATCACCTTGTGTTGAACTTAAAAATAATTTGGATTGGGTTTACAAAAATTTTTGTTCTCAATTTGTAAGTGATACTAGTGCTTCAAAAAATCTTCAGGAAATTATTGAGATAGAAAAAAATATAGATAGTATTAAGAAAGAGATTGAAAAAATTAAATCAGAAATTTTAAGGTGTAAACAATTTAATAAAAAAGTGGAATTGAATTTACGGTTGAAATTATTGATGGGTGAAATGACGAGCAGTATAAAAAGTTAA
- a CDS encoding helicase-related protein, with amino-acid sequence MKLIDNINTRLVDDLKENIKKKSKLAIAASSFSIYAFEALRKELQGVDELRFIFTSPSFLQENLKKEVPKFFIPHLFKEADLCGGEFELRLRNQLTQRAIAQECSQWVKDKVTFKSNKQTNYPMQGMIHSSDKEESSLAWNGINSFTTADLGITPIKGFPTLIQKTEFPNSKAYLDWFNQVWEDDENLEEVTEKVQHYFEKAFKDNSPEFIYFITLYNIFNNFLDDLSIDNLPDDKVGFKDTVVWNKLFNFQKDAVIGAINKLEKYKGCILADSVGLGKTFSALGIIKYYEMRNKDVLVLCPKKLEANWNTYRHNDKTNILAKDRFNYDLLFHTDLSRDKGMSNGRNLENVNWGNYGLVVIDESHNFRNAGLTYSEKENRYQALLRKVMREGIETKVLMLSATPVNNKFNDLKNQLALAYEGNSEIIDEKLDTELGIDSIFKRTQKAFNVWTKLDLSERTTEKLLDMLDFDFFEILDSLTIARSRKHITTYYDTSDIGKFPKRNIPVSIESPLTENHSLTYVEIAELLGQLNLSVYTPLKYILPSQVSKYAELYDKQTKGGKLTQVDREKSLKILMRINLLKRIESSIDSFRITTNGIVSQIEQTIGALSKDGLEDLFSPQFDTEDENFDWDANWGDEENVFGKKVKVHLADIDRMQWKEDLEEDLSTLNELLKKVNIVTPSVDYKLQKLISAIKNKVENPLNANNKKVIIFTAFADTADYLYKNIGKVFKDEFQINTTLITGSRRVTTAKTIPTELNALLTCFSPKSKGKDLIFPTINEEIDILIATDCISEGQNLQDCDYLINYDIHWNPVRIIQRFGRIDRIGSTNETITLVNFWPDITLDNYINLKQRVEDRMLISDMASTADDNILKENQKDLEYRKIQLKKLQDEVTDLEDLREGIDITDLGLNDFRIDLSNFIKEYRELVDIPEGIHAVIRSTEILKPGVIYVLKNINESININKLNRLHPFYLVYISDEGKLLFNHIDSKKILDAIRMLCKGVKEPITALCEELNKETEEYHNMSVYSKLLKKSIATILETEDEKEVLSLFKSGGTNVMKEKFKGIEDFKLISFLIVK; translated from the coding sequence ATGAAACTAATCGACAACATCAACACCCGCCTTGTAGATGATCTCAAAGAGAACATCAAAAAGAAAAGCAAACTTGCCATTGCAGCATCATCATTTTCGATTTATGCCTTTGAAGCACTGCGAAAAGAACTGCAAGGAGTTGATGAGTTGCGGTTTATCTTTACATCTCCCAGTTTTCTGCAAGAGAATTTGAAGAAAGAAGTTCCAAAATTTTTCATTCCACATCTTTTTAAAGAAGCAGATCTTTGTGGTGGCGAATTTGAATTGAGATTGAGAAATCAACTCACGCAGCGTGCCATTGCTCAAGAGTGTAGTCAATGGGTAAAAGATAAGGTTACTTTTAAATCTAATAAGCAGACCAACTATCCAATGCAGGGAATGATTCATTCATCAGATAAAGAGGAGTCTTCGCTTGCCTGGAATGGTATCAACAGTTTCACAACCGCAGATTTGGGAATCACACCTATAAAAGGGTTTCCTACGTTGATCCAAAAAACAGAATTCCCTAACAGTAAAGCATACTTGGATTGGTTTAATCAGGTTTGGGAAGATGATGAGAATCTGGAAGAAGTTACTGAAAAAGTACAGCATTATTTTGAGAAAGCTTTTAAGGATAACAGTCCAGAGTTTATCTATTTTATTACGTTGTATAATATTTTCAATAACTTCTTGGATGACCTAAGTATTGATAATCTCCCTGATGATAAAGTTGGTTTTAAAGATACTGTAGTCTGGAATAAGCTTTTTAATTTCCAAAAAGATGCTGTGATTGGTGCCATCAATAAACTGGAAAAATACAAAGGCTGTATTTTGGCAGACAGCGTTGGTTTAGGGAAAACTTTTTCAGCTTTGGGAATCATCAAATATTATGAAATGCGTAATAAAGATGTTTTGGTACTTTGTCCAAAAAAACTGGAAGCCAACTGGAATACCTACCGCCATAATGATAAAACCAATATTTTAGCTAAAGACCGCTTTAATTATGATTTGCTGTTCCATACCGATTTGTCGAGAGATAAAGGAATGAGTAATGGAAGAAATTTAGAGAATGTCAATTGGGGAAATTACGGTTTGGTGGTGATTGATGAATCACATAATTTCAGAAATGCGGGCTTAACTTATTCAGAAAAAGAAAACCGTTATCAGGCGTTATTGAGAAAGGTAATGCGTGAAGGTATTGAAACGAAAGTATTGATGCTTTCTGCAACGCCCGTAAACAATAAATTCAATGACCTTAAAAATCAATTGGCATTAGCTTATGAAGGTAATTCAGAAATTATTGATGAGAAGTTAGACACAGAACTAGGTATTGACAGTATTTTCAAAAGAACTCAGAAAGCATTTAACGTTTGGACAAAACTAGATTTATCTGAAAGAACTACAGAAAAGCTTTTGGATATGTTAGATTTTGATTTTTTTGAGATATTGGATTCTCTTACCATTGCCCGATCCAGAAAACATATTACAACTTATTATGATACTAGTGATATAGGTAAATTCCCAAAGCGAAACATACCAGTTTCTATAGAAAGTCCTCTAACGGAAAATCATTCTTTAACCTATGTGGAAATAGCTGAATTATTAGGACAGTTGAATCTTTCCGTATATACACCATTGAAATATATTTTGCCAAGTCAGGTTTCCAAGTATGCGGAACTTTATGATAAGCAAACTAAAGGTGGAAAGCTGACGCAGGTAGACAGAGAAAAAAGCTTGAAGATTCTGATGCGAATTAATCTACTGAAACGAATTGAAAGTTCCATAGATTCATTCAGAATTACAACTAATGGGATTGTTTCTCAAATAGAACAAACTATAGGAGCTTTGTCAAAAGATGGTTTGGAGGATTTGTTCAGTCCTCAGTTTGATACAGAAGATGAAAACTTTGACTGGGACGCTAATTGGGGAGATGAAGAAAATGTTTTTGGAAAAAAAGTAAAAGTTCATCTTGCGGATATTGACCGGATGCAATGGAAAGAGGATTTGGAAGAAGATTTGAGTACCTTGAATGAACTTCTAAAGAAAGTTAATATAGTAACTCCATCAGTAGATTACAAACTTCAGAAACTTATTTCGGCAATTAAGAATAAAGTAGAAAATCCGCTTAATGCTAATAATAAGAAGGTTATTATTTTTACGGCATTTGCTGACACTGCAGATTACCTGTATAAAAATATAGGTAAGGTTTTTAAAGATGAATTTCAAATTAATACAACTTTAATTACGGGATCACGAAGAGTTACAACTGCTAAAACTATACCTACGGAACTTAATGCATTATTGACTTGTTTTTCTCCTAAGTCTAAAGGTAAAGACTTGATCTTTCCAACAATTAATGAAGAAATTGATATTCTCATAGCTACGGACTGTATTTCTGAGGGGCAAAATTTACAGGATTGTGATTATCTGATTAATTATGATATTCACTGGAATCCAGTTCGTATTATTCAACGTTTTGGAAGGATAGATAGAATTGGCTCGACCAACGAAACGATTACCTTGGTCAACTTTTGGCCCGATATCACATTAGATAATTATATTAATTTAAAACAAAGAGTCGAAGATAGGATGCTTATTTCAGATATGGCAAGTACAGCTGATGATAATATTCTGAAAGAGAATCAAAAAGATTTGGAATACCGTAAAATTCAGTTGAAAAAACTACAAGATGAAGTTACAGACTTGGAAGATTTACGAGAAGGAATTGATATAACAGATTTAGGACTAAATGATTTTAGAATCGATTTATCCAATTTCATTAAGGAATATAGAGAACTAGTTGATATCCCAGAAGGAATACACGCAGTTATTCGTTCTACAGAAATTTTGAAACCTGGAGTGATATACGTTTTGAAGAACATTAACGAAAGCATCAATATCAATAAGCTAAATCGATTACATCCTTTTTATTTAGTTTATATCAGTGATGAGGGGAAGTTATTGTTTAATCATATTGATTCTAAGAAAATCTTGGATGCTATTCGGATGTTATGTAAAGGAGTAAAAGAACCTATTACTGCATTGTGTGAGGAACTTAACAAAGAAACTGAAGAGTATCATAATATGTCAGTTTATTCAAAATTATTAAAGAAATCCATCGCTACTATTTTAGAAACTGAAGATGAAAAAGAAGTTTTGAGTTTATTCAAATCTGGCGGTACCAACGTGATGAAAGAAAAGTTTAAGGGTATTGAGGATTTTAAATTAATCTCGTTTTTAATTGTAAAATAA
- a CDS encoding DUF262 domain-containing protein — MSTKNLNKSLKQIFQSKYIVPLYQRNYAWGQDEIEQLLQDLYENFKKSKTNPILNYFIGSLVVLKRNDGLYEVIDGQQRLTTLSLLLKILNLVKEPKLFYESRPEVESFFDSYYRNGKTTEVTFDYKVSHLINAVDLLQQSIVNPDEDIEKRLYDIEGLEQFRKFVFENVVLVRIEIPQDTDVANYFEIMNNRGEQLQKHEILKSYLIETLKDKDGNYFEKQQDEFSKIWDACSQMDTHIQKLFSSEERRKYFGENYDHIRKVDFEDEESYFKSGFSINQALENTTKKLTSVEIEDIDDSGKDQSIIDFPNFLMHIFKVKYQTYYDNGNETEIPLNEKDLITVYESLKNIIDAKDFVNDLLYYRTVFDRFIVKSTDDDRDEESYKWTLKKPTRYDYSKVENKISTSLKYKNSYNDQERLIKSISLLQVTFRNRKYKNWLQEILNFFSDRERFNIENIKLQSFVDKIILNHFDGKIDSAKFDEGVKVPHFLFNFIDYLYWVQSPSDFKFTYRNSVEHHLPQSYKNEINESLLDNLGNLCLVSKSSNSKMNNEHPTGKAAIDGKYYKTNLPPKQKIIYDITNRHKQWGNEEISNHRIEVADLLENRERILIISN; from the coding sequence ATGTCAACTAAAAATCTAAATAAAAGCTTAAAACAAATTTTTCAAAGTAAATATATAGTTCCTCTTTATCAGAGAAATTATGCTTGGGGGCAAGATGAAATAGAACAGTTGCTTCAGGACTTGTATGAGAATTTTAAAAAGTCTAAAACCAATCCAATTTTAAATTACTTTATTGGGAGTTTAGTGGTTCTCAAAAGGAATGACGGATTATATGAGGTAATTGATGGGCAACAGCGTTTGACTACCTTATCTCTATTACTAAAAATATTGAATCTTGTAAAAGAGCCAAAGCTCTTTTACGAATCTAGACCGGAAGTAGAGTCTTTTTTTGATTCTTATTATAGAAATGGAAAAACAACGGAAGTTACTTTTGATTACAAAGTCTCTCATTTGATTAATGCTGTAGATTTGCTACAGCAATCTATTGTAAATCCTGATGAGGATATAGAGAAAAGACTTTATGATATAGAGGGTTTGGAGCAGTTCAGAAAGTTTGTTTTTGAAAATGTAGTTCTTGTCCGTATAGAAATTCCACAAGATACAGATGTTGCTAATTACTTTGAAATAATGAATAATCGTGGCGAACAATTGCAGAAACACGAAATTCTAAAATCTTATCTTATAGAAACTTTGAAAGATAAGGATGGCAATTATTTTGAGAAACAACAAGATGAATTTTCTAAAATATGGGATGCCTGTTCACAGATGGATACTCATATTCAGAAATTATTTTCATCTGAAGAAAGACGGAAATACTTTGGAGAAAATTATGATCATATAAGAAAAGTAGATTTTGAGGACGAAGAATCTTATTTTAAGAGCGGATTTTCAATCAATCAAGCATTGGAAAATACGACTAAGAAACTTACTTCAGTTGAGATTGAAGATATTGATGACTCCGGAAAAGACCAATCGATTATTGATTTTCCAAATTTCTTAATGCATATTTTTAAAGTAAAATATCAAACTTATTATGATAATGGAAATGAAACAGAAATCCCTTTGAATGAGAAAGACCTCATTACTGTGTATGAGAGTTTGAAAAATATAATAGATGCAAAAGACTTTGTTAATGATTTACTTTACTATCGTACTGTTTTTGACAGGTTTATTGTAAAGTCTACAGACGATGATAGGGATGAAGAAAGTTATAAATGGACACTAAAGAAGCCTACTCGTTATGATTACTCCAAAGTAGAAAATAAAATTTCTACTAGCTTAAAGTATAAAAATTCTTATAACGACCAAGAAAGACTTATCAAATCAATTTCACTTTTACAAGTTACATTCAGAAACAGAAAATATAAAAATTGGTTACAGGAAATACTGAATTTCTTTTCCGATAGAGAAAGGTTTAATATTGAAAATATCAAACTTCAGTCTTTTGTTGATAAAATTATATTGAACCATTTTGATGGAAAAATAGATTCTGCGAAATTTGATGAAGGAGTGAAAGTCCCGCATTTTTTATTCAATTTTATTGATTATTTGTATTGGGTTCAAAGTCCTTCTGATTTTAAATTTACTTATCGTAATTCAGTTGAACATCATCTTCCTCAGTCTTATAAGAACGAAATTAATGAAAGTTTGCTTGATAACCTGGGTAATCTTTGTTTGGTAAGCAAAAGTTCCAATTCTAAAATGAATAATGAGCATCCCACTGGGAAAGCTGCCATTGATGGTAAGTATTACAAGACAAATCTACCTCCAAAACAGAAAATAATTTACGATATTACAAATCGACACAAGCAATGGGGTAATGAAGAAATTTCAAATCATAGAATTGAAGTAGCAGATTTGTTAGAAAACAGAGAGAGAATTTTAATCATTTCAAATTAA
- a CDS encoding DUF262 domain-containing protein, producing the protein MEKITAEIKKVIKVLDDQMEIPNYQRPYRWTENNVRLLLEDITHSWKEGKSSYRIGSVILNNKDSKLNIVDGQQRITTILLILKSLGSPIGSALRKSLQYKHQDSLNAIINNKRFIDSWLQENFGNDANSFAKYILEYCEFVEIRVRDLSEAFQMFDSQNGRGKELEAYNLLKAYHIRAMESNTFEEKIACDKTWEGAARYQSNKESKQVSDLLRQLINEQLYRTRLWSRKETASEFSKKEIKEFKGINVSKNHPIDFPYQNKALLQYVVQHYLNSLGITVNGVKSRFKQSSPENISPFALLNQNIVNGKDFFDYTETYVEIYKRIFHSEYNEMIEFKKFIERNCKYLGSHRDGDQYLFELYKSLIMLMFDKFGEEGVEKYHKILYLLVYRLRLEREQVRYASVADYPVHNKVFNIIENAQTYSDLIHLEKIANKKVVCKKGVKRVIEFFDEQQIKLESFDSNKVKLTDFNLVYNVN; encoded by the coding sequence TTGGAAAAAATAACTGCTGAAATCAAAAAGGTCATCAAAGTATTGGATGACCAAATGGAAATCCCAAACTACCAAAGACCTTATCGCTGGACAGAAAACAATGTACGTTTATTACTAGAGGATATTACCCATAGCTGGAAAGAAGGAAAAAGTTCTTACAGAATTGGCAGTGTCATTCTTAATAACAAAGACTCAAAACTAAATATTGTTGATGGTCAACAGCGCATTACCACTATTTTACTCATTCTAAAATCATTAGGAAGTCCAATCGGTTCCGCTTTAAGAAAGTCACTGCAATACAAGCATCAAGATTCATTAAACGCAATTATTAACAATAAGCGTTTTATTGATTCTTGGTTACAAGAAAATTTTGGAAACGATGCCAATAGTTTCGCAAAGTATATTTTAGAATATTGTGAGTTTGTAGAGATTAGGGTAAGGGATCTGTCTGAAGCATTTCAAATGTTTGATTCTCAAAACGGACGTGGAAAAGAGTTAGAAGCTTATAATCTTTTAAAAGCATATCATATTCGTGCGATGGAAAGTAATACGTTTGAAGAAAAAATTGCTTGTGACAAAACCTGGGAAGGCGCTGCAAGATATCAATCGAATAAGGAAAGCAAGCAAGTTTCAGATTTACTTAGACAACTTATTAATGAACAGCTTTATAGAACACGATTGTGGAGCCGAAAGGAAACAGCATCAGAATTTAGTAAAAAAGAAATTAAAGAGTTTAAAGGAATTAATGTTAGTAAGAATCATCCTATTGATTTTCCATATCAAAATAAAGCATTGTTGCAGTACGTAGTGCAACATTATTTAAACTCACTGGGTATAACTGTAAATGGTGTTAAGTCACGATTCAAGCAATCTTCACCTGAAAATATCAGTCCATTTGCTTTACTCAACCAAAATATTGTTAATGGAAAAGATTTTTTTGATTATACAGAAACCTACGTTGAAATTTACAAGAGGATTTTTCATTCTGAGTATAATGAAATGATAGAGTTCAAGAAGTTTATTGAAAGGAATTGTAAATATTTAGGTTCGCATCGTGATGGAGATCAATATCTATTTGAACTTTATAAATCATTGATAATGCTGATGTTTGATAAGTTTGGAGAAGAAGGTGTTGAGAAATATCATAAGATTTTATATCTCTTGGTTTACAGACTTCGTCTTGAAAGGGAACAAGTAAGATACGCAAGTGTTGCAGATTATCCTGTTCACAACAAAGTATTCAATATCATAGAAAATGCTCAAACCTATTCTGATTTAATTCATTTGGAAAAAATTGCAAATAAGAAAGTAGTTTGTAAAAAAGGTGTTAAAAGAGTGATTGAGTTTTTTGATGAACAACAAATAAAGTTGGAATCTTTTGATTCAAATAAAGTAAAATTAACTGATTTCAATTTAGTATATAATGTCAACTAA
- a CDS encoding DGQHR domain-containing protein: MKAIELYSNKDHMILVTAIRFKDLKDIVKFTQRTTSNWSDNSENDERSKFYQRQTNEIRVGNIKRYISNTLFENNDSDILFPSSMILSISSDSIEFTKDLFNVVNFELPIEKQSCLIVDGQHRMKAMFSLYRDIESQFFSEKKLAKILNYKFNCTILVDYDIWEQAKIFADVNFNQKPVDRSLYYDIFGEAPKFGKDEKLSDLYVAHELGKFLNSSTKSPLKGFVKNFNSNDGFISQAFLTQQILRLLGSRGGWNDVVEDFKKDDQNRLDLHKKLPKVFVAYFNTIKNELSDYWPKSIEKSDSTILSKTTSLGAFLRLLGRINELFKLGLFPNYDKKDLKDLTIEELEKIFNDIFKPFNKKTLEGKELSERYFGENSRYRGGGSAGLQSLLFKELAKEIGISN; the protein is encoded by the coding sequence ATGAAAGCTATTGAATTATACAGTAATAAAGATCATATGATTTTGGTTACAGCTATTAGGTTTAAAGATTTAAAAGATATTGTAAAGTTTACGCAGAGAACAACGTCAAATTGGTCTGATAACTCTGAAAATGATGAAAGATCTAAATTTTATCAACGTCAAACTAATGAAATTAGAGTCGGGAACATAAAAAGATATATTTCCAATACGTTGTTTGAAAATAACGATTCTGATATATTATTTCCTTCATCTATGATTTTGAGCATTAGCTCAGATTCAATTGAATTTACAAAAGACCTTTTTAATGTTGTAAATTTCGAACTACCTATCGAAAAACAGAGTTGCCTGATTGTTGATGGTCAACATCGTATGAAAGCAATGTTTTCGTTATACAGAGATATTGAAAGCCAGTTTTTTTCTGAAAAAAAACTTGCGAAAATTTTAAATTACAAATTTAATTGTACCATCTTGGTTGATTACGACATTTGGGAACAGGCAAAAATATTTGCAGATGTTAATTTTAATCAGAAACCTGTAGATAGATCATTGTATTATGATATTTTTGGTGAAGCACCAAAATTTGGAAAAGATGAAAAGCTAAGTGACTTATATGTTGCACACGAATTAGGTAAGTTTCTTAATTCTTCCACTAAATCTCCTTTAAAAGGATTTGTTAAGAATTTTAATTCAAATGATGGATTTATTTCACAAGCTTTTTTAACACAACAAATTTTACGGTTGTTGGGCTCTAGAGGAGGATGGAATGACGTGGTAGAGGATTTTAAAAAGGATGATCAAAACAGACTTGATCTACATAAAAAACTTCCTAAGGTCTTTGTTGCCTACTTTAATACCATAAAAAATGAACTGTCAGATTATTGGCCAAAATCTATAGAGAAAAGTGACTCTACAATTCTTTCTAAAACAACAAGTTTAGGTGCATTTCTTAGATTGTTAGGTAGAATAAATGAACTTTTTAAGCTAGGACTATTTCCGAATTATGATAAAAAAGATTTGAAAGATCTAACTATTGAAGAATTAGAGAAAATTTTTAATGATATTTTTAAGCCGTTCAATAAAAAAACGTTAGAAGGAAAAGAATTATCAGAAAGATATTTTGGAGAAAATAGCAGGTATAGAGGTGGTGGTTCAGCAGGACTGCAAAGTCTATTGTTTAAAGAATTAGCTAAAGAGATCGGGATTTCTAATTAA
- a CDS encoding site-specific DNA-methyltransferase: MNDKLDLQSTDITAMNIDKIAVLFPNCVTETAEGKKIDFDLLKQELSTEIVEGNKERYRLEWPGKREAIVTANIPTTKTLRPVREDSVDFDTTENIYIEGDNLEVLKLLQESYLNKIKMIYIDPPYNTGNDFVYKDNFAKSGGEELFESGQIDEENRKLSPNPKTDGRYHSDWLSNIYPVLKLSRNLLKDDGVIFISIDDNEVHNLRKICDEIFGESNFIGCITWKHTQQSKNDERFLSRQSNYNLVYSKNILITKNFKFNRTEEDNKNYSNPDDDPKGFWRSGDVRSPNLRQTLKFQIIAPNGNIINPPDNGWRWSEEVLKNKIQSKEIIFKNDNSGIIRKIYLSEQEGRTPENLWDGNVFGTTRIANSELKELFGDNVPFDTPKPTGLIQKMAELFRTENDFTVVDFYSGSATTAHAVMKLNAEDDGNRKYIMVQLPEASDEKTEAYKAGYKNICEIGKERIRRASNKIKEEKIDKAKKDGLFSEFKDEQDYGFRVYRLDSSNMQDVYYKPQDYNQGTLDLFADNVKEGRTAEDLLTQIMLDWGLPLSLPIERKTISGKEVYSVAGDSLYCCFDDGIDEAFAKEIAKEKPLRIVFRDKGFKDDTAKENVKQLLKQLSAGSEMKVL, encoded by the coding sequence ATGAACGATAAATTAGACCTACAATCTACCGATATAACAGCTATGAACATTGATAAAATAGCTGTTCTTTTTCCCAACTGCGTTACCGAAACGGCAGAAGGCAAAAAGATAGATTTTGATTTGCTGAAACAGGAACTCTCTACCGAAATAGTAGAAGGAAACAAAGAACGCTACCGACTGGAATGGCCCGGAAAACGCGAAGCTATTGTAACCGCCAATATCCCAACTACTAAAACCTTGCGACCAGTGAGGGAAGATTCTGTTGATTTTGATACCACCGAAAACATTTACATAGAAGGTGATAACCTGGAAGTGCTGAAACTTTTACAGGAAAGTTATCTGAACAAAATAAAAATGATCTACATAGACCCGCCTTACAACACGGGAAATGACTTTGTATATAAAGATAATTTTGCTAAATCGGGAGGGGAAGAGTTATTTGAAAGTGGACAAATAGACGAAGAAAATAGAAAGCTTAGTCCAAATCCTAAAACAGATGGAAGGTATCACTCAGATTGGCTTAGTAATATTTATCCAGTTTTAAAACTTTCAAGAAATTTGTTGAAAGATGATGGTGTCATTTTTATTTCCATCGATGATAATGAAGTACATAATCTTCGTAAAATCTGTGACGAAATCTTTGGAGAAAGTAATTTTATAGGATGTATCACTTGGAAACATACTCAGCAGAGCAAGAATGATGAAAGATTTTTATCTAGACAATCAAATTATAATTTGGTTTACAGTAAAAATATTTTAATCACAAAAAACTTCAAATTTAATAGAACCGAAGAAGATAACAAGAATTACTCTAATCCTGATGATGATCCCAAAGGATTTTGGAGAAGTGGAGATGTTAGAAGTCCAAATCTAAGGCAAACTTTGAAATTTCAAATAATTGCACCTAATGGAAACATTATTAATCCTCCTGATAACGGATGGCGATGGTCGGAAGAAGTATTGAAAAATAAAATTCAATCTAAAGAAATCATATTTAAGAATGATAACTCTGGGATAATAAGGAAAATATACTTGTCAGAACAAGAAGGAAGAACTCCTGAAAACCTTTGGGATGGAAATGTTTTTGGAACTACAAGAATCGCAAATTCAGAGTTAAAAGAACTTTTTGGTGATAATGTACCTTTTGATACACCTAAACCTACTGGCTTGATTCAAAAAATGGCAGAGCTTTTCAGAACAGAGAATGATTTTACGGTAGTGGATTTCTATTCGGGCTCTGCTACTACAGCACACGCTGTTATGAAACTAAATGCAGAAGATGATGGTAATAGAAAGTACATAATGGTACAACTTCCTGAAGCTAGTGATGAAAAAACGGAAGCCTACAAAGCTGGTTACAAAAACATTTGTGAAATAGGCAAAGAAAGAATTCGCCGTGCTTCCAATAAAATAAAAGAAGAAAAAATAGATAAAGCCAAAAAAGATGGTTTGTTTTCAGAATTTAAAGATGAGCAGGATTATGGTTTCCGTGTGTACCGTTTAGATTCCTCCAATATGCAAGATGTGTACTATAAACCGCAGGATTATAACCAAGGTACGCTAGACCTTTTTGCAGACAATGTAAAAGAAGGTCGTACAGCAGAAGATTTGCTTACTCAGATAATGCTCGATTGGGGATTACCACTTTCGCTGCCTATTGAACGCAAAACCATTTCGGGCAAAGAAGTCTATTCCGTAGCCGGAGATTCACTGTACTGCTGTTTTGATGATGGTATTGATGAAGCTTTTGCCAAGGAAATCGCTAAGGAAAAACCATTGCGTATTGTTTTTCGAGATAAAGGTTTTAAAGATGATACGGCGAAAGAGAATGTGAAGCAGTTGTTGAAGCAGTTGAGTGCGGGGAGTGAGATGAAGGTTTTATAA